aaGGGGAAGAAAATTTTGAGTGGTTTAACACTTCATTTCTCTCTAATTTCTTGttcacttttctttcttttatatcCTTATAGTTgtccatttttccttttcttgttcCCCGTAATTACTAgttcattttctctttttgttcttattacttgttattttgacaaatcaagaaaggatcatttttacctattatatcatcgattaattactttgaaaaaagtaaaactttttaaaaaaatttattttttttaaaaataatatacgttataattaataagaataaaatagtaactttattaagtcaatatttattttttttagttgatgTGTCAATTTAAAAACgaacaagtaattaaattataatagtcTAAAACAAAGAGAACTGGAAATTTGTAAAAAATCAATGCCATTATATAAATAACATTGGGAATGGAAAGGAAGTGAAGAAAATTATAAAGTAAAAGATAGGTGCATTAATAAATTCTAACAAAAACTATCTCCCACATTAGACGCTGGTGGAATCTCAAAATGCCAAAGCCTTCCTACACCTTTGACCAAATATTTTCTACACAAGAATAGTTCTGCGTAAACTTTCTCTACTTTCCGTTCCACATCATGTAAAAACACATGGGTAACGccttttccttttctatttcTCGCCATAACCGCCGCCGAATAGATGGCTGCCATCCTACCTGGTGCTTCTGCAAAATACCCTCGAGGTGCATCTATCATAATCAGATCCCATTCTTTATCGTAAACTTCATTCGATAACATATCTAATGCTAATTTACATCCATGATTGCCGCGTAGAAAAGATTTCTTCGCTGAACAATCTGGCTCTTTACGATAATGTTCAACTAATTCATCTGCCTCTGATAACATCGTTCGATATTTCACTGTCTCCGCGTGAAGAAACGGGGCGTCTTTTACTATTGTTTCCACCCATTTCGGATCTTCCTCTAAAAACAATGTGTTCCCACGGGAATTAAATGAGGCCCACATTTGTGAATCATGACCCAAACCAAACACAAGGAAATTACAAGGAGTACGAT
The window above is part of the Solanum pennellii chromosome 5, SPENNV200 genome. Proteins encoded here:
- the LOC107019866 gene encoding probable methyltransferase At1g27930, whose protein sequence is MQKQNHSHFKPERSWCLVISLVGLLGSALFISLFLKTSNNWIGCNNNKSQEKFLVDDHAKNLNPQQILLDAILHYATSRVIPQQNINEIRISFDVLKNRTPCNFLVFGLGHDSQMWASFNSRGNTLFLEEDPKWVETIVKDAPFLHAETVKYRTMLSEADELVEHYRKEPDCSAKKSFLRGNHGCKLALDMLSNEVYDKEWDLIMIDAPRGYFAEAPGRMAAIYSAAVMARNRKGKGVTHVFLHDVERKVEKVYAELFLCRKYLVKGVGRLWHFEIPPASNVGDSFC